GGCCTGGCCAAGACCACGGCGATCCGGGCGCTGGCATCGCGGCTGGACGCGCAGTTCGCCCGTGTGCAGTTCACCCCGGACCTGCTGCCCTCCGACCTCACCGGCACCGAGATCTGGCGGCCGCAGGACGGCCGCTTCGAGTTCATGCCCGGCCCGGTATTCCACCCGATCCTGCTGGCCGATGAGATCAACCGGGCGCCGGCCAAGGTCCAGTCGGCGCTGCTGGAGGCGATGGGCGAGCGCCAGGTGACGGTGGGGCGGGCGACCTATCCGCTACCGGACCTGTTCCTGGTGATGGCGACCCAGAACCCGATCGAGCAGGAGGGAACCTTCCCCTTGCCCGAGGCGCAGCTGGACCGTTTCCTGATGCACGTGCGGATCGGCTATCCCGACGTGGAGGCCGAGACGCGCATCCTGGAACTCGCACGCAACCAGGCGCGCCGTGCGCTGACCCACACCGAGCCGGTGTTCCAGAAACTGCCACTGGAAGACGTTTTCGCCGCCCGCGCCGAGGTGCTCGAGCTGCACGTGGCTCCCATGGTGGAGCGTTACCTGGTGGAGCTGGTGCTGGCCTCGCGCGACGCCAGCAGCTACGACCCCGCCCTCGCGCTCCGGATCGAGTGGGGCGCGAGCCCCCGCGGTTCGATCGCGCTGGAGCGCTGCGCGCGTGCACGCGCTTGGCTGCTGGGGCGGGATTTCGTCACTCCCGACGACGTGCGCGAGGTGGCGCCGGATGTGCTGCGCCACCGCGTGCTGCCCAGTTACGAAGCGACCGCTGAAGGCTGGGACGGAGACCGCCTGGTCGCCGAACTCATTGCGAAGGTTCCGTTGCCGTGAGCGATGGGGTCATCCCCGCGATCGAGGAACTGGTGGCACTGCGTGCCGCAGTGACCGGGCGCCGGACGCCGCGCCGGGGCAGCCACGGCGGCAGCCAGGCGATTTCCCCCATGCGGGGCCGGGGAATGGAGTACGCCGAGTCGCGCGAGTACGCCGCCGGCGACGACGCCCGCCATATCGATTGGCGGGTCACCGCCCGCACCGGGCGTGCCCACACCAAGCTCTACCAGGC
The genomic region above belongs to Lysobacter avium and contains:
- a CDS encoding AAA family ATPase, which translates into the protein MEHVTDDFAPAAAPGEHATPGRLQAAFDELRGALSEQIIGQSRLVERLLIALLADGHLLVEGAPGLAKTTAIRALASRLDAQFARVQFTPDLLPSDLTGTEIWRPQDGRFEFMPGPVFHPILLADEINRAPAKVQSALLEAMGERQVTVGRATYPLPDLFLVMATQNPIEQEGTFPLPEAQLDRFLMHVRIGYPDVEAETRILELARNQARRALTHTEPVFQKLPLEDVFAARAEVLELHVAPMVERYLVELVLASRDASSYDPALALRIEWGASPRGSIALERCARARAWLLGRDFVTPDDVREVAPDVLRHRVLPSYEATAEGWDGDRLVAELIAKVPLP